A stretch of Phoenix dactylifera cultivar Barhee BC4 chromosome 16, palm_55x_up_171113_PBpolish2nd_filt_p, whole genome shotgun sequence DNA encodes these proteins:
- the LOC103705742 gene encoding protein WHAT'S THIS FACTOR 9, mitochondrial-like, translating to MPPPPPLPSPLRRHLRWSPGAQQSRTFVDARVKWIRDRGLDHAIEKEKHLQPFHALKDLLLSSSSSPSLPLATIAARRDDLRLPFRAIRFIRLFPSAFLEEFPSQSSTAAPPRPVIRPTPELLRLHDDEQCALAACCAETADRLLRLLMLAPGRRLPLRLIDRLRWDLGLPPDYPRSLLPFYPDYFQIVPSSTAAGVDSGVLDLELVCYRKDLAVSAMEQYAMRTGGYKKGMPLAFPLQFSRGFELEKKVRKWLDEWQKLPYISPYEDGSHLAPKSDLAEKWTVGVLHEVLRLLVPKKTEKENLILLGEHLGLPPGFRKVITHHAGIFYVSNKLRTQTVVLREAYRRDLLVEKHPLMGLRYQYIHLMHKGKETGSKSKDRKRKRNASRVIDDYKIKDEDEEEEEEEEEYDDEDEEEEDEDELSAASDVDTEEEESDDEDEHSNRSVARENNLPRGGASRPVRSKKTMMMRSSV from the coding sequence atgccgccgccgccgccgctcccATCGCCCCTCCGCCGCCACCTCCGGTGGTCTCCGGGGGCCCAGCAGAGCCGCACGTTCGTGGACGCCCGGGTGAAGTGGATCCGCGACCGCGGCCTCGACCACGCCATCGAGAAGGAGAAGCACCTCCAGCCCTTCCACGCCCTCAAagacctcctcctctcctcctcctcctccccctcccttccCTTAGCCACCATCGCCGCCCGCCGCGACGATCTCCGCCTCCCCTTCCGCGCCATCCGGTTCATCCGCCTCTTCCCCTCCGCCTTCCTCGAAGAGTTCCCTTCGCAGTCCTCCACCGCCGCGCCTCCCCGGCCGGTCATCCGCCCCACGCCTGAGCTCCTCCGCCTTCACGACGACGAGCAGTGCGCCCTCGCCGCCTGCTGCGCCGAAACCGCCGaccgcctcctccgcctccttaTGCTTGCCCCCGGCCGCCGTCTCCCCCTCCGCCTCATCGACCGCCTCCGCTGGGACCTCGGACTCCCCCCCGACTACCCCCGCTCGCTCCTCCCTTTCTATCCCGACTACTTCCAGATCGTCCCTTCCTCCACCGCCGCCGGCGTCGACTCCGGCGTCCTCGATCTCGAGCTCGTATGCTACAGAAAGGACCTCGCCGTGTCGGCCATGGAGCAGTACGCGATGAGGACCGGCGGGTACAAGAAGGGCATGCCGCTCGCCTTCCCGCTCCAGTTCTCCCGGGGCTTCGAGCTGGAGAAGAAGGTGAGGAAGTGGCTGGACGAGTGGCAGAAGCTCCCCTATATCTCGCCCTACGAGGACGGGTCTCACCTTGCGCCAAAGAGCGATCTTGCAGAGAAGTGGACCGTGGGAGTGCTCCATGAGGTTCTCCGCTTGCTTGTTCCAAAGAAGACCGAGAAAGAGAACTTGATTCTGCTCGGAGAACATCTCGGGCTGCCACCAGGATTCAGGAAGGTGATCACGCATCATGCGGGCATTTTCTATGTATCAAATAAGCTCAGGACGCAGACTGTTGTCCTCCGGGAGGCGTATAGGAGGGATTTGTTGGTCGAGAAGCACCCCCTGATGGGATTGAGGTATCAGTACATTCACCTTATGCACAAGGGCAAGGAGACTGGTAGCAAGAGCAAggacaggaaaagaaaaaggaatgctTCACGGGTTATAGATGATTATAAAATTAAAGacgaagatgaagaggaagaggaagaagaagaagaatatgatgatgaagatgaggaggaggaggatgaggatgagttaTCAGCGGCTTCTGATGTTGAtacagaagaagaggaaagtgaTGATGAAGATGAGCATAGTAATCGCTCTGTTGCCCGAGAGAATAATTTGCCTCGAGGAGGAGCATCTCGGCCTGTTAGGAGTAAGAAAACTATGATGATGAGATCTTCTGTTTGA